Proteins encoded together in one Rana temporaria chromosome 6, aRanTem1.1, whole genome shotgun sequence window:
- the LOC120942768 gene encoding taste receptor type 2 member 40-like produces the protein MMSLDSLCVLVSSVLGLVLAIPFNTCIVMGNLEIIRKKGKLSSTDVIFLGKGIVNILLQCVLSLQGMFYVFSPEILIIRQVYVSVNTSGYFLIYYSFWLTVWLSAHYCTSITNLSYGFFIWIKRILSNFLNQLLFLTALGVFIVSVPGFWIVYGGSIQSSENGTEASINSFHFPVSYLVPANTLGIILPFFLSLLCLVLTFSFLLRYVWRVKNNDSGSTRPNLQAHVTALRTIFFLLLMFTFFCMSRVLIFFENSSLTIVSWNLQLLAPSVEAAIIFQASNKLRRIILRKFLTRSRRNAET, from the coding sequence ATGATGTCTCTGGACTCCTTATGCGTTTTAGTCTCTTCAGTCTTGGGACTGGTCTTGGCAATCCCTTTTAACACTTGTATTGTGATGGGTAATCTGGAGATCATCAGAAAGAAAGGGAAGTTGAGTTCCACCGATGTGATCTTTCTGGGGAAGGGAATTGTGAATattctcctccagtgtgtgctgaGCCTACAGGGAATGTTCTATGTATTTTCTCCAGAAATATTAATTATTAGACAAGTATATGTGTCTGTGAACACATCAGGTTACTTCCTAATCTACTACAGCTTCTGGTTGACCGTCTGGCTCTCGGCTCATTACTGTACCAGCATCACCAATCTCAGCTATGGGTTCTTCATCTGGATAAAGAGAATTCTGTCCAATTTCCTAAACCAACTTCTATTCCTGACAGCACTTGGGGTGTTTATTGTGAGTGTCCCAGGCTTCTGGATTGTGTATGGAGGAAGTATCCAGTCTTCTGAGAACGGTACAGAAGCTTCTATTAACAGTTTCCATTTTCCAGTTTCCTATCTTGTGCCTGCAAACACCCTAGGCATCATTCTTCCATTCTTCCTTAGTCTTCTGTGTCTGGTCCTCACTTTCTCCTTTCTGCTCAGATACGTCTGGAGGGTGAAGAATAACGACTCGGGATCAACACGTCCAAATCTTCAGGCTCATGTCACGGCACTGAGGACAATCTTCTTCTTACTTCTCATGTTCACATTCTTTTGCATGTCTCGAGTGCTTATATTTTTTGAAAACTCCTCACTAACAATAGTCAGTTGGAATTTACAATTATTAGCTCCATCGGTGGAGGCCGCCATCATCTTCCaggccagcaacaagctgagaagGATCATTCTGAGAAAATTCTTGACCAGAAGCCGGAGAAATGCAGAGACTTAA
- the LOC120942770 gene encoding taste receptor type 2 member 9-like, whose amino-acid sequence MGNLDIIRKKGKLSPSDVIFLGKGIVNILLQCVMNLEGMFFVLCPTVLFIRQFYMFMSTSGYFLVYYNFWLTFWLSAHYCTSITNLSYGFFIWIKRIVSNFLSHLLFLTALGVFIVSFPSSWNVVAESSIQSSENSTRTSVARISIDFSYFLSVTFLGCIFPFFLSLLCLVLTSSFLLRHVWRVKNNDSGSTRPNLQAHVTALRTIFFLLLMFIFHCMTQVIAFTNSLLIIVYWNLQLLSPSVEAAVIFQASNKLRRIILKRFCTKSWRNTET is encoded by the coding sequence ATGGGTAATCTGGACATCATCAGAAAGAAAGGGAAGTTGAGTCCCTCCGATGTGATCTTTCTGGGGAAGGGAATTGTGAATATTCTCCTCCAGTGCGTGATGAATCTAGAGGGAATGTTCTTTGTCTTGTGTCCTACAGTCTTGTTTATTAGACAATTTTATATGTTTATGAGCACATCAGGATACTTCTTAGTCTATTACAACTTCTGGTTGACCTTCTGGCTCTCGGCTCATTACTGTACCAGCATCACCAATCTCAGCTATGGGTTCTTCATCTGGATAAAGAGAATTGTGTCCAATTTTCTGAGTCACCTTCTATTCCTGACAGCACTTGGGGTGTTCATTGTGAGTTTCCCGTCCAGCTGGAATGTGGTTGCAGAAAGTTCTATCCAGTCTTCTGAGAACAGCACAAGAACTTCTGTTGCCAGAATCAGTATCGATTTTTCATATTTTCTGTCTGTGACCTTCCTAGGATGCATTTTTCCATTCTTCCTTAGTCTTCTGTGTCTGGTCCTCACTTCCTCCTTTCTGCTCAGACACGTCTGGAGGGTGAAGAATAACGACTCGGGATCAACACGTCCAAATCTTCAGGCTCATGTCACTGCACTGAGGACAATCTTCTTCTTACTTCTCATGTTCATTTTCCACTGCATGACTCAAGTGATTGCTTTTACAAATTCCTTACTGATAATAGTCTATTGGAATTTACAATTATTATCTCCATCGGTGGAGGCCGCCGTCATCTTCCaggccagcaacaagctgagaagGATCATTCTGAAAAGATTCTGTACCAAAAGCTGGAGGAacacagagacataa
- the LOC120942769 gene encoding taste receptor type 2 member 40-like, with amino-acid sequence MFSPDSISILISSVLGLALAIPSNTCIVMGNLDIIRKKGKLSPSDVIFLGKGIVNILLQCVLSLQGMLFVFSSAVFYLRQVYVFLNISGCFLIYYSFWLTFWLSAHYCTSITNLSYGFFIWIKRIVSNFLSHLLFLTALGILFVSIPFFWAVYAECPLQSSENSTRASEIRFHEMFSYFMPVTILGVFLPFFLSLLCLVLTLSFLLRHVWRVKNNDSGSTRPTLQAHVTALRTIFFLLLIFSIFCMSQVILFFKNSLLLLVIWNLLLLSPLLEATIIFQASNKLRRIILRRFWTRSRKNTET; translated from the coding sequence ATGTTTTCTCCGGACTCCATCTCTATTTTGATCTCTTCAGTCTTGGGACTGGCCTTGGCAATCCCTTCTAACACTTGTATTGTGATGGGTAATCTGGACATCATCAGAAAGAAAGGGAAGTTGAGTCCCTCCGATGTGATCTTTCTGGGGAAGGGAATTGTGAATattctcctccagtgtgtgctgaGCCTACAGGGAATGCTCTTTGTCTTCTCTTCTGCAGTTTTTTATCTTAGACAAGTATATGTGTTTTTGAACATATCAGGTTGCTTCCTAATCTACTACAGCTTCTGGTTGACCTTCTGGCTCTCGGCTCATTACTGTACCAGCATCACCAATCTCAGCTATGGGTTCTTCATCTGGATAAAGAGAATTGTGTCCAATTTCCTGAGTCACCTTCTATTCCTGACAGCACTCGGGATACTTTTCGTGAGCATCCCATTCTTCTGGGCTGTGTATGCAGAATGTCCTCTCCAGTCTTCCGAGAACAGTACAAGAGCCTCTGAAATCAGGTTCCATGAAATGTTTTCCTATTTCATGCCTGTGACCATCCTAGGCGTCTTTCTTCCATTCTTCCTTAGTCTTCTGTGTCTGGTCCTCACTCTCTCCTTTCTGCTCAGACACGTCTGGAGGGTGAAGAATAACGACTCGGGATCAACACGTCCAACTCTTCAGGCTCATGTCACGGCACTGAGGACAATCTTCTTCTTACTTCTCATTTTCTCAATCTTCTGCATGTCTCAGGTGATtctgttttttaaaaattcattACTGTTACTAGTCATTTGGAACTTACTATTATTATCTCCATTGCTTGAGGCCACCATCATCTTCCaggccagcaacaagctgagaagGATCATTCTGAGAAGATTCTGGACCAGAAGCCGGAAAAACACAGAGACTTAA
- the LOC120942771 gene encoding taste receptor type 2 member 8-like encodes MMSPDDLSIVISSVLGLVLAIPSNTCIVMGNLDIIRKKGKLSPSDVIFLGKGIVNILLQCVMSLQGMLLVLCPEIFFIIQVYVFVNISGYFLIYYSFWLTFWLSAHYCTSITNLSYGFFIWIKRIVSNFLSLLLFLTALVLFIVTVPGFLILYGESISSSENSTEASDNKFHEIFSGYMAATTLVLPFCLSLLCLVLTSSFLLRHVWRVKNNDSGSTRPNLQAHVTALRTIFFLFLIFTIFCMSQAFLFLPNFSLFIVGWNLQLLSPSVEAAVIFQASNKLRRIILRRFWTRSRRNTET; translated from the coding sequence ATGATGTCTCCGGATGACTTATCCATTGTAATCTCCTCAGTCTTGGGACTGGTCTTGGCAATCCCTTCTAACACTTGTATTGTGATGGGTAATCTGGACATCATCAGAAAGAAAGGGAAGTTGAGTCCCTCCGATGTGATCTTTCTGGGGAAGGGAATTGTGAATATTCTCCTCCAGTGCGTGATGAGTCTACAAGGAATGCTACTTGTCTTGTGTCCAGAaatcttttttattatacaaGTATATGTGTTTGTGAACATATCAGGTTACTTCCTAATCTACTACAGCTTCTGGTTGACCTTCTGGCTCTCGGCTCATTACTGTACCAGCATCACCAATCTCAGCTATGGGTTCTTCATCTGGATAAAGAGAATTGTGTCCAATTTCCTGAGTCTTCTTCTATTCCTGacagcacttgtgctgtttattgtgACTGTCCCGGGCTTCTTGATTCTGTATGGAGAAAGTATCTCATCTTCTGAGAACAGTACAGAAGCCTCTGATAACAAGTTTCATGAAATATTTTCCGGTTATATGGCTGCAACAACCCTAGTTCTTCCATTCTGTCTTAGTCTTCTGTGTCTGGTCCTCACCTCCTCTTTTCTGCTCAGGCACGTCTGGAGGGTGAAGAATAACGACTCGGGATCAACACGTCCAAATCTTCAGGCTCATGTCACGGCACTGAGGACAATCTTCTTCTTATTTCTCATCTTCACAATCTTCTGCATGTCTCAGGCATTTCTGTTTCTTCCAAATTTCTCCCTGTTCATAGTCGGTTGGAATTTACAATTATTATCTCCATCGGTGGAGGCCGCCGTCATCTTCCaggccagcaacaagctgagaagAATCATTCTGAGAAGATTCTGGACCAGAAGCCGGAGGAACACAGAGACTTGA
- the LOC120942772 gene encoding taste receptor type 2 member 9-like: MMSPDSLSMLVSSVLGLVLAIPSNTCIVMGNLDIIRKKGKLSPSDVIFLGKGIVNILLQCVLSLEGMLMVLSPTVFSIIFIDASGYFLICFNFWLTFWLSAHYCTSITNLSYGFFIWIKRIVSNFLSHLLFLTALVLFIVTVPGFLILYGESISSSENSTEASDNKFHEIFSCYMAANTLVLPFSLSLLCLVLTFSFLLRHVWRVKNNDSGSTRPNLQAHVTALRTIFFLFLIFTIFCMSQAFLFLPNFSLFVVGWNLQLLSPSVEAAIIFQASNKLRRIILRRFWTRSRRNTET; encoded by the coding sequence ATGATGTCTCCGGACTCCTTATCTATGTTAGTCTCTTCAGTCTTGGGACTGGTCTTGGCAATCCCTTCTAACACTTGTATTGTGATGGGTAATCTGGACATCATCAGAAAGAAAGGGAAGTTGAGTCCCTCCGATGTGATCTTTCTGGGGAAAGGAATTGTGAATattctcctccagtgtgtgctgaGCCTAGAGGGAATGTTAATGGTCTTGTCTCCTACAGTCTTTTCCATTATTTTCATAGACGCATCAGGTTACTTTCTAATCTGCTTCAACTTCTGGTTGACCTTCTGGCTCTCGGCTCATTACTGTACCAGCATCACCAATCTCAGCTATGGGTTCTTCATCTGGATAAAGAGAATTGTGTCCAATTTCCTGAGTCACCTTCTATTCCTGacggcacttgtgctgtttattgtgACTGTCCCGGGCTTCTTGATTCTGTATGGAGAAAGTATCTCATCTTCTGAGAACAGTACAGAAGCCTCTGATAACAAGTTTCATGAAATATTTTCATGTTATATGGCTGCAAACACCCTAGTTCTTCCATTCTCTCTTAGTCTTCTGTGTCTGGTCCTCACTTTCTCCTTTCTGCTCAGACACGTCTGGAGGGTGAAGAATAACGACTCGGGATCAACACGTCCAAATCTTCAGGCTCATGTCACGGCACTGAGGACAATCTTCTTCTTATTTCTCATCTTCACAATCTTCTGCATGTCTCAGGCATTTCTGTTTCTTCCAAATTTCTCCCTGTTCGTAGTCGGTTGGAATTTACAGTTATTATCTCCATCGGTGGAGGCCGCCATCATCTTCCaggccagcaacaagctgagaagGATCATTCTGAGAAGATTCTGGACCAGAAGCCGGAGGAACACAGAGACTTGA